In Oryza brachyantha chromosome 2, ObraRS2, whole genome shotgun sequence, a single window of DNA contains:
- the LOC102719833 gene encoding glucomannan 4-beta-mannosyltransferase 1: protein MEGGGAAAVVPEAWSQVRAPVIVPLLRLAVAVCLTMSVLLFLERMYMAVVIAGVKLLRRRPERRYRCDPLPDDDPELGTSAFPVVLIQIPMFNEREVYQLSIGAVCGLSWPSDRLVVQVLDDSTDPVIKEMVRMECERWAHKGVNITYQIRQDRKGYKAGALKEGMKHGYVRECEYVAIFDADFQPDPDFLRRTIPFLVHNSDIALVQARWRFVNADECLMTRMQEMSLDYHFTVEQEVSSSVCAFFGFNGTAGIWRISAVNEAGGWKDRTTVEDMDLAIRASLKGWKFVYLGDVQVKSELPSTFKAFRFQQHRWSCGPANLFRKMLMEIVKNKKVTIWKKIHVIYNFFLIRKIVAHIVTFTFYCLIIPATIFVPEVRIPKWGCVYIPTIITLLNSVGTPRSFHLLFFWILFENVMSLHRTKATLIGLLEAGRANEWVVTAKLGNALKMKSSNKSSFKKSFMRIWDRLNVTELGVAAFLFSCGWYDLAFGKDHFFIYLFFQGAAFFIVGIGYVGTIVPQS from the exons atggagggcggcggcgcggcggcggtggtgccgGAGGCGTGGTCGCAGGTGAGGGCGCCGGTGATCGTGCCGCTGCTGCgcctggcggtggcggtgtgCCTCACCATGTCGGTGCTGCTGTTCCTGGAGCGGATGTACATGGCGGTGGTCATCGCCGGGGTCaagctgctccgccgccgcccggagcGCCGCTACCGGTGCGACCCGCTCCCCGACGACGACCCCGAGCTCGGCACCTCCGCCTTCCCCGTCGTCCTCATCCAGATCCCCATGTTCAACGAGCGCGAG GTGTACCAGCTGTCGATCGGGGCGGTGTGCGGGCTATCGTGGCCGTCGGATCGGCTGGTGGTGCAGGTGCTCGACGACTCCACTGACCCTGTCATcaag gAGATGGTGAGGATGGAGTGTGAGAGGTGGGCCCACAAGGGGGTGAACATAACCTACCAGATCAGGCAGGACCGGAAGGGGTACAAGGCGGGTGCACTCAAGGAGGGCATGAAGCATGGCTACGTCCGCGAATGCGAGTACGTGGCCATTTTCGACGCCGACTTCCAGCCCGACCCGGACTTCCTCCGCCGCACCATCCCCTTCCTTGTCCACAACTCCGACATCGCCCTCGTCCAGGCTCGCTGGCGGTTCG TGAATGCAGATGAGTGCTTGATGACAAGGATGCAGGAGATGTCCTTGGATTATCACTTCACAGTGGAGCAAGAAGTGAGCTCCTCTGTCTGTGCATTCTTCGGCTTCAATG GAACTGCCGGTATATGGCGCATTTCTGCGGTAAATGAGGCGGGAGGATGGAAGGACCGGACCACGGTGGAAGACATGGATCTGGCAATCCGAGCAAGTCTCAAGGGGTGGAAGTTCGTCTACCTTGGTGATGTTCAG GTCAAAAGTGAGCTGCCAAGTACATTCAAAGCCTTTCGGTTTCAGCAGCACAGATGGTCATGTGGACCGGCAAACCTTTTCAGGAAGATGCTGATGGAGATTGTGAAAAATAAG AAAGTGACAATCTGGAAGAAGATTCATGTCATCTACAACTTCTTTCTGATCCGCAAGATTGTCGCGCACATAGTGACCTTTACGTTCTACTGTTTAATTATCCCAGCAACTATCTTTGTCCCTGAGGTCAGGATACCAAAGTGGGGCTGTGTATACATTCCCACAATTATCACCCTTCTCAATTCCGTTGGAACTCCCAG atcTTTTCACTTGCTCTTCTTCTGGATCCTCTTTGAGAACGTAATGTCACTGCATAGAACCAAGGCCACTCTCATTGGATTGTTGGAGGCCGGTAGGGCGAATGAGTGGGTCGTCACCGCGAAGCTCGGCAATGCTCTGAAGATGAAATCATCAAACAAATCATCATTCAAGAAATCATTCATGAGGATATGGGACAG GCTCAACGTTACCGAGCTCGGTGTGGCGGCATTCCTCTTCTCCTGTGGATGGTATGATCTTGCATTTGGGAAGGACCATTTCTTCATCTACCTCTTCTTCCAAGGAGCGGCGTTCTTCATCGTCGGCATTGGATATGTTGGCACAATTGTTCCACAATCATAA